A genomic segment from Bradyrhizobium sp. ISRA430 encodes:
- a CDS encoding Ada metal-binding domain-containing protein, with protein sequence MTARPASNPNPKSLPVAEDPRWARVLARDKTADGQFWYSVSTTGVYCRPSCPSRVANPRNVQMHDSLEAAKATGFRPCRRCKPDGPSKDAENAKLIARACRLIEASEDEPSLEELARAFGLSPRYFHRLFRAATGLTPKDYAVAYRAKRVREGLARGSSVTEAIYDAGFNSSGRFYAKSTGMLGMTPSHYRAGGLNEEIKFAVGQTHLGAIVVASSKKGVAAILLGDDADELVRDLQDRFPKARLTGADPDYEVMIAHVVGLVEAPELGLDLPLDVRGTAFQQRVWQALQDIPVGATTSYAEIARRKPESAVRKD encoded by the coding sequence ATGACCGCAAGACCTGCCAGCAATCCGAACCCAAAATCTCTGCCTGTGGCGGAAGATCCGCGATGGGCGCGCGTCCTTGCGCGGGACAAGACGGCCGACGGGCAGTTCTGGTATTCGGTTTCCACGACTGGGGTCTATTGCCGGCCGTCATGCCCATCGCGTGTCGCCAATCCCAGGAATGTGCAGATGCATGACAGCTTGGAGGCTGCCAAGGCGACGGGCTTCCGGCCGTGCCGGCGCTGCAAGCCGGACGGACCATCGAAGGACGCCGAGAATGCGAAACTGATCGCCAGGGCGTGCCGCCTTATCGAAGCGAGCGAAGACGAACCATCCCTTGAGGAACTGGCGCGAGCGTTCGGCCTGAGCCCCCGCTACTTTCATCGCCTGTTCAGGGCCGCCACCGGTCTCACGCCGAAGGACTACGCTGTCGCTTATCGCGCCAAGAGGGTCCGAGAAGGCCTCGCCCGCGGCAGCTCCGTGACTGAAGCGATCTATGATGCGGGCTTCAATTCGAGTGGACGCTTTTATGCCAAGTCGACCGGCATGCTCGGCATGACGCCGTCGCACTACCGTGCCGGAGGCCTCAACGAGGAAATCAAGTTTGCCGTCGGCCAGACACATCTGGGCGCGATTGTCGTCGCCTCGAGCAAGAAAGGGGTTGCTGCCATCTTGCTGGGCGATGACGCGGATGAGCTCGTCCGCGACCTCCAGGACCGCTTCCCAAAAGCACGGCTGACCGGCGCTGACCCGGACTATGAAGTGATGATCGCGCATGTCGTCGGCCTTGTGGAGGCGCCGGAACTTGGGCTGGATCTTCCTCTCGATGTTCGCGGCACGGCCTTCCAGCAACGCGTTTGGCAGGCGCTTCAGGACATCCCGGTCGGCGCAACGACCTCCTACGCCGAGATCGCACGGCGGAAGCCCGAATCCGCGGTCAGGAAGGATTGA
- a CDS encoding winged helix-turn-helix domain-containing protein, whose translation MRYLFEEYVFDTDRRELHRGADLVSVAPQVFDILDYLIRNRERVVSKDDLLEAIWKGRIVSEAALTTRLNAARTAIGDCGEAQRLIKTLPRKGFRFVGEVRESPKPDPLAAVHDQQEARIVAALPLPDKPSIAVLPFSNLSSDPEQDYFADGVVEDITMALSLFRWLFVVARNSSFAYKGRPVDVKQVGRELGVRYVLEGSVRRAGKRVRIAAQLIDAETGAHLWADRFEGPVEDMFDLQDHLTSSVVGAIAPKLQHEEIKRARRKPTENLDAYDYYLRGLAKARWSKHANSDALDLFYKAIELDPRLACAYGMAAWCHVRRKALGEMNDQPLESAEAIRLARKAVDLGADDPFALSMGAYALAFVAREFDDAADFMDRALAVNPNLARAWMLSAWLRVWRGEPDLVLEHCAHAMRLSPLDPSMYYTTHSAMAYAHFLAGRHDIALSCAEKAMRDNPAFLLTICIYAASGVLAGRMEPARRAISRALEDNPGLTASSLSELTPFRRPENFAIFAKALRNAGLPD comes from the coding sequence TTGCGCTATCTCTTTGAGGAGTACGTGTTCGACACGGATCGGCGCGAGCTGCATCGCGGAGCTGATCTTGTTTCCGTTGCGCCCCAGGTCTTCGACATTCTCGATTACCTGATCCGCAACAGGGAGCGTGTTGTCAGCAAAGACGATCTCCTGGAGGCCATCTGGAAAGGGCGCATCGTGTCCGAGGCTGCGCTTACGACCCGCCTGAATGCCGCACGCACCGCAATCGGCGATTGCGGGGAAGCGCAGCGCCTGATCAAAACACTCCCGCGCAAGGGCTTCCGTTTCGTCGGGGAAGTTCGGGAATCACCGAAGCCGGACCCTTTGGCCGCCGTCCACGACCAGCAAGAAGCGAGGATAGTCGCCGCCCTCCCGCTGCCCGATAAACCCTCGATCGCCGTACTCCCGTTCTCTAACCTGAGCTCCGATCCCGAGCAGGACTATTTCGCGGATGGCGTCGTGGAGGATATCACCATGGCGCTATCGCTCTTTCGTTGGCTGTTCGTGGTCGCACGCAATTCCAGCTTTGCATACAAGGGGCGGCCAGTGGACGTGAAGCAGGTCGGCCGCGAGCTCGGAGTGCGGTATGTCCTCGAAGGCAGCGTGCGCAGGGCCGGAAAGCGCGTTCGCATTGCGGCTCAGCTTATCGACGCCGAGACGGGAGCCCATCTCTGGGCCGACCGTTTCGAGGGGCCGGTCGAGGATATGTTCGATCTGCAGGATCATCTGACCTCCAGCGTGGTGGGGGCGATCGCGCCGAAGCTGCAGCACGAGGAGATCAAGCGGGCCAGGCGCAAGCCAACCGAAAACCTGGATGCCTACGATTATTATCTGCGCGGGCTGGCGAAAGCCCGTTGGTCCAAGCACGCGAACAGCGATGCGCTGGACCTCTTTTACAAGGCGATCGAGCTCGATCCTCGTCTGGCCTGTGCCTACGGCATGGCCGCGTGGTGCCATGTCCGACGCAAGGCGCTCGGTGAGATGAACGACCAGCCGCTGGAAAGCGCGGAAGCCATACGATTGGCTCGCAAAGCGGTGGATCTGGGGGCAGATGATCCGTTTGCGCTATCGATGGGCGCTTACGCGCTCGCCTTTGTAGCCCGCGAGTTCGACGATGCTGCGGATTTCATGGATCGCGCATTGGCTGTCAATCCCAATCTGGCACGGGCCTGGATGCTCAGTGCCTGGCTGAGAGTCTGGCGAGGCGAGCCTGATCTCGTGCTCGAGCACTGCGCGCATGCCATGCGGCTAAGTCCGCTCGATCCGTCGATGTATTACACCACGCACAGCGCCATGGCCTATGCTCACTTCCTGGCGGGTCGCCACGACATCGCGCTGTCGTGCGCAGAAAAGGCAATGCGCGACAATCCGGCTTTCCTGCTGACAATCTGCATTTACGCCGCCAGTGGTGTACTGGCAGGGCGGATGGAGCCGGCACGCAGAGCCATCTCGCGGGCGCTCGAAGACAATCCTGGTCTGACGGCATCCAGCTTGAGCGAGTTGACGCCATTTCGCCGGCCGGAGAACTTCGCAATCTTTGCGAAAGCTCTCCGCAATGCGGGTCTTCCGGATTGA
- the pflB gene encoding formate C-acetyltransferase — protein MKGSAALEKDAKADSWRGFQPGDWSSSISVRDFIVRNVASYSGDETFLVGPSQRTKAVWAKLQPYFAEERKKGVLAVDAKNPSTMLAHEAGYIDRDNEVIIGLQTDQPFKRAIFPFGGLRMVEAGLKAAGFEPDAKVHEAFTKYRKSHNDGVFDAYTPEIMNCRRSGIITGLPDAYGRGRIIGDYRRVALYGTDRLLEGKRQERAQIDDMWPTDEVIRQREELAEQMRALEDLASMAKLYGHDITQPAMNAREAFQWTYFAYLGAIKEANGAAMSIGRISSFLDIYIERDMKEGVLDEAGAQELWDQLVQKLRIVRFLRTPEYDALFSGDPYWATECVGGMDLDGRALVTKSSYRMLHTLYNLGPAPEPNITVLWSNHMPAAFKRFCVKVSKDTSSLQYENDDLMRPHWGDDYAIACCVSAMRLGKQMQFFGARVNLAKALLYAINGGRDEVSGDQVAPRTMPVIGDFLDYDDVMAKFDTTMEWLAKTYVHAMNCIHYMHDKYFYERLEMALHDRDILRTMAFGIAGLSVVADSLSAIKYGKIRVTRDATGLVVDYQNEGNASTPQFGNNDDRVDQIASELVTRFMQKIRKHPTYRNATHTQSVLTITSNVVYGKATGNTPDGRRKGEPFGPGANPMHGRDSHGWLASCLSVAKLPYKDSLDGISYTVSVAPQKAHLSEEKLIDEATKAFDLYFERGGFHMNLNVIDRETLEDAIKNPDKYPQLTIRVSGYAVNFVRLTPEQQRDVISRTFHGQI, from the coding sequence ATGAAAGGCAGCGCGGCGCTCGAGAAAGACGCCAAGGCGGATAGCTGGAGAGGTTTCCAGCCGGGCGACTGGTCCTCCTCCATCAGCGTGCGCGACTTCATCGTCCGAAATGTTGCCTCCTACTCCGGGGACGAGACATTCCTGGTGGGCCCTTCGCAGCGCACCAAGGCGGTATGGGCCAAGCTGCAGCCCTACTTTGCCGAGGAACGAAAGAAGGGCGTCCTGGCCGTCGATGCGAAAAATCCGTCGACGATGCTGGCGCATGAGGCCGGGTACATCGACCGCGACAACGAGGTCATCATCGGTCTTCAGACCGACCAGCCGTTCAAGCGGGCGATCTTTCCGTTCGGCGGCCTACGCATGGTGGAAGCTGGCCTCAAGGCCGCAGGATTCGAACCCGACGCAAAGGTGCACGAGGCCTTCACGAAGTACCGCAAGTCGCACAATGACGGCGTGTTCGATGCCTACACGCCGGAGATCATGAACTGCCGGCGGTCCGGCATCATCACCGGCCTTCCCGACGCCTATGGCCGCGGCCGCATCATCGGCGACTATCGCCGCGTTGCACTCTACGGCACCGACCGTCTGCTGGAGGGTAAGCGCCAGGAGCGGGCCCAGATCGATGACATGTGGCCGACTGACGAGGTGATCCGCCAGCGCGAAGAACTCGCCGAACAAATGCGCGCGCTGGAAGACCTTGCATCGATGGCGAAGCTCTATGGCCATGATATCACCCAGCCCGCCATGAACGCGCGCGAGGCGTTCCAGTGGACCTACTTCGCCTATCTCGGCGCGATCAAGGAAGCGAACGGCGCGGCAATGTCGATCGGCCGCATCTCGAGCTTCCTCGACATCTACATCGAGCGCGACATGAAGGAAGGCGTGCTCGACGAGGCAGGCGCACAGGAGTTGTGGGATCAGCTTGTGCAGAAGCTGCGCATCGTGCGCTTCCTCCGCACGCCCGAATACGACGCGTTGTTCAGTGGAGATCCCTACTGGGCGACCGAATGCGTCGGCGGCATGGACCTCGATGGACGGGCGCTGGTGACGAAGAGCAGCTACCGCATGCTCCATACCCTCTACAACCTCGGGCCGGCGCCGGAGCCGAACATCACGGTGCTGTGGTCCAACCACATGCCCGCGGCCTTCAAGCGCTTCTGCGTCAAGGTCAGCAAGGACACCTCGTCCCTGCAATACGAGAATGACGATCTGATGCGCCCGCACTGGGGCGACGATTATGCAATCGCCTGCTGCGTTTCGGCGATGCGGCTCGGCAAGCAGATGCAGTTCTTCGGGGCGCGCGTGAACCTCGCAAAGGCCCTGCTCTACGCCATCAACGGCGGACGCGATGAGGTTTCCGGCGATCAGGTCGCTCCCCGGACGATGCCGGTCATCGGCGACTTCCTCGACTATGACGACGTCATGGCGAAGTTCGACACCACCATGGAGTGGCTCGCCAAGACCTATGTGCATGCCATGAACTGCATCCATTACATGCACGACAAGTACTTCTACGAGCGCCTGGAGATGGCGCTCCATGATCGCGACATATTGCGCACCATGGCATTCGGCATCGCCGGACTTTCGGTGGTAGCCGACAGTCTCAGCGCGATCAAATATGGCAAGATCCGTGTCACCCGCGATGCGACGGGACTGGTGGTCGACTACCAGAACGAGGGCAACGCCTCGACGCCGCAATTCGGCAACAACGACGATCGGGTCGATCAGATCGCATCCGAGCTCGTGACGCGGTTCATGCAAAAGATCCGCAAGCATCCGACCTACAGGAACGCGACGCATACACAGAGCGTCCTTACCATCACCTCCAACGTCGTCTACGGCAAGGCAACCGGCAATACGCCGGACGGCCGCCGCAAGGGCGAGCCGTTTGGGCCGGGCGCGAACCCGATGCACGGCCGGGACAGCCATGGCTGGCTCGCGTCGTGTCTGTCGGTCGCGAAACTTCCCTACAAGGATTCGCTCGACGGCATCAGCTACACCGTCTCGGTCGCGCCGCAGAAGGCCCATCTCTCCGAAGAGAAGCTGATCGACGAGGCCACCAAGGCCTTTGACCTCTATTTCGAGCGCGGCGGCTTCCACATGAACCTGAACGTGATCGACAGGGAGACGCTGGAAGACGCCATCAAGAACCCGGACAAATATCCGCAGCTCACGATCCGCGTGTCCGGCTATGCCGTCAATTTCGTCCGGCTGACGCCGGAACAACAGAGGGATGTGATCAGCCGCACCTTCCACGGGCAGATCTGA
- the pflA gene encoding pyruvate formate-lyase-activating protein, with translation MSTQQALESGSRHDLRTGASPDAPDEDKFRDEDGAFGYCHSYETSSRYDGPGLRIVLFVSGCLLRCTYCHNPDTWHLKDGTYVSAEQVLRRLGDFAPSVRSLGGGLTISGGEPMVQLAFVRRIFAGAKDMGLHTAIETSGFLGDRADDAFLSTIDLVLLDIKSSDPDTYRKVTGRDIAPTLHFAERLASIGKPVWVRFTLVPGATDDPANVEGIARFVAPMKNVECLEVQPFHQMGEFKWKAMGLDYKHFDTPPPSRELVNRVIGQFRDAGCNAR, from the coding sequence ATGTCGACCCAGCAGGCACTCGAATCGGGAAGCCGTCATGACCTGCGTACGGGCGCTTCGCCCGACGCTCCCGATGAGGACAAGTTCAGGGACGAGGACGGCGCGTTCGGCTACTGCCATTCCTACGAAACGTCGTCGCGTTACGACGGTCCGGGCCTAAGGATCGTCCTGTTCGTCTCGGGCTGCCTGCTCCGCTGTACCTATTGCCACAACCCGGACACCTGGCACCTCAAGGACGGAACATATGTTTCGGCCGAACAGGTGCTGCGTCGTCTCGGCGACTTCGCGCCATCCGTGCGCAGCCTCGGAGGCGGACTGACGATATCGGGCGGTGAACCTATGGTGCAGCTAGCCTTCGTCAGGCGCATCTTCGCTGGCGCCAAGGACATGGGCCTGCACACGGCCATTGAGACTTCCGGCTTTCTCGGCGATCGTGCCGATGACGCCTTTCTCTCGACCATCGACCTCGTACTGCTCGACATCAAGAGCTCCGACCCGGACACCTATCGCAAGGTGACAGGGCGAGACATCGCGCCGACGCTGCATTTTGCCGAGCGCCTCGCCTCGATCGGCAAACCAGTTTGGGTCCGCTTCACGCTCGTGCCCGGTGCCACCGACGATCCGGCGAATGTGGAGGGCATCGCCCGCTTCGTCGCCCCCATGAAGAATGTCGAATGCCTCGAGGTGCAGCCCTTCCATCAAATGGGTGAGTTCAAATGGAAGGCGATGGGGCTCGACTACAAGCACTTCGATACGCCACCGCCCTCCCGCGAGCTGGTCAACCGGGTCATCGGCCAGTTTCGCGATGCCGGCTGTAACGCCCGGTAA
- a CDS encoding TrkA C-terminal domain-containing protein translates to MLDLARDIIGSQPILTAFLAIGVGYLVGQISISGFSLGVGAVLFVGLAIGAFAPKAQIIGPIGLTGLVMFLYGIGILYGRQFFEGIVGSGRKYNLLALIACLASLGVALALGKAFGIKIGHTLGIYAGSMTSTATLQAALDVTNSKDPSIGYSIAYPFGVIGPILCIYFMTRMVKPKFPAKAQRFHMGEISIGAGLAGRTLDELSREILGGVQVTMVRKAGVNIVPAGDTVLSAGDAVLVVAESQDAIANAASKLGKLEPGRLASDRADLDYVRVFVGKAGVVGIPLSELPMPPGFPTHLLHVRRYDADLVPSPDLMLEFGDRVGVLTPPDRKEDVRKHFGDTVKATAEFSYVSLGLGMVMGVLLGLIPIPIPGVGIVTLGIGGGPLIVALILGKLRRTGPMLWTMPLPANIVLRNFGLAMFLATVGVNAGQPFVRTVAESGFTMLFIGVAVLLTTVAIVLLVGHYLMRIPYDDLVGVASGATGNPAILVYSTKMAPTERPDIGYAMIFPSMTLVKVIAVQIVGLLAIGSAGG, encoded by the coding sequence ATGTTGGACCTTGCCCGCGACATCATTGGAAGCCAGCCGATCCTGACGGCATTTCTCGCCATTGGTGTGGGCTATCTGGTCGGACAGATCAGCATTAGCGGCTTCTCGCTCGGCGTAGGCGCCGTGCTCTTTGTCGGTCTCGCCATCGGCGCGTTCGCGCCGAAGGCCCAGATCATCGGGCCGATCGGATTGACCGGCCTCGTCATGTTCCTCTACGGCATCGGCATCCTCTATGGCCGCCAGTTCTTCGAGGGCATTGTCGGCTCAGGCCGGAAGTACAATCTTCTCGCGCTCATCGCCTGCCTCGCGAGCCTGGGCGTAGCGCTCGCGCTTGGAAAGGCCTTTGGTATCAAGATCGGCCACACGCTGGGAATTTATGCCGGATCGATGACAAGCACCGCGACACTCCAGGCCGCGCTTGACGTCACCAACAGCAAGGATCCTTCCATCGGTTATTCGATCGCCTACCCGTTCGGCGTCATTGGCCCGATCTTGTGCATCTATTTCATGACGCGCATGGTGAAGCCGAAATTCCCGGCCAAGGCCCAGCGCTTTCACATGGGCGAAATTTCGATCGGTGCCGGCTTGGCCGGACGCACGCTCGACGAATTGAGCAGGGAGATCCTGGGTGGCGTCCAGGTGACGATGGTTCGCAAGGCGGGGGTGAATATCGTTCCCGCGGGGGATACAGTTCTGTCCGCCGGTGATGCCGTGCTCGTTGTTGCCGAAAGTCAGGACGCGATCGCAAACGCGGCATCCAAGCTTGGAAAGCTCGAACCGGGCCGGCTGGCCAGTGACCGGGCCGATCTGGACTACGTTCGCGTGTTCGTCGGCAAAGCCGGCGTGGTGGGGATTCCGCTTTCCGAGCTGCCGATGCCGCCGGGCTTTCCGACGCATCTCCTGCATGTGCGGCGCTACGATGCCGACCTTGTGCCTTCACCCGACCTGATGCTGGAATTCGGCGACCGCGTCGGCGTGCTGACCCCTCCGGATCGCAAGGAGGACGTCCGCAAGCATTTCGGCGACACGGTCAAGGCGACCGCCGAGTTCAGCTACGTGTCCCTCGGACTCGGGATGGTGATGGGCGTACTCCTCGGCCTGATACCGATACCGATTCCGGGCGTCGGAATCGTAACCCTCGGCATAGGCGGCGGGCCGCTGATCGTGGCCCTCATCCTCGGCAAATTGCGCCGCACCGGGCCGATGCTCTGGACCATGCCACTGCCGGCGAACATCGTCCTGCGAAACTTCGGCCTTGCGATGTTCCTTGCCACGGTCGGTGTCAATGCGGGCCAACCCTTTGTGCGCACCGTCGCCGAATCCGGCTTTACCATGCTGTTTATCGGCGTTGCCGTCCTCCTCACCACCGTGGCGATCGTACTGCTGGTCGGCCACTACCTCATGCGCATTCCGTATGACGACCTCGTCGGCGTTGCGTCAGGAGCAACCGGCAATCCCGCCATTCTCGTCTACTCGACCAAAATGGCACCGACGGAGCGGCCTGACATCGGCTACGCCATGATCTTCCCGTCAATGACGCTGGTGAAGGTGATCGCCGTGCAGATCGTCGGACTATTGGCGATAGGTAGCGCCGGCGGGTAA
- a CDS encoding formate/nitrite transporter family protein — MAEPVPAPIFNLQAYSPAEIKQAVEKVGVKKANLPFLASFMLAIVAGGGIGFGALYYTVVASDATLSFATARVVGGLVFTLGLSLVLVGGAELFTGNNLIVMAWASGNVSTRTMLRNWAIVYFGNFIGALGLIVLVFYSHHLDMNDGRIGLSVLNTAAGKIRPDVVALFFKGILCNVLVCAAVWLAYAGRSVTDKMVAVILPVSAFIAAGFEHCVANMYFLPLAWLLVRTGHAPANFDASLITISGILHNLVPVTLGNIVGGAGFVGAVYWAIYRAAFGPPYRDER; from the coding sequence ATGGCCGAACCGGTCCCCGCGCCCATCTTCAATTTGCAGGCTTACAGCCCCGCGGAGATTAAGCAGGCCGTCGAGAAGGTTGGTGTGAAAAAGGCCAATCTGCCTTTTCTGGCCTCCTTCATGCTGGCGATCGTGGCAGGTGGCGGCATCGGGTTCGGCGCACTTTACTATACCGTCGTTGCCAGTGACGCGACACTCAGCTTCGCGACTGCACGCGTCGTTGGAGGACTGGTTTTCACGCTCGGATTGTCGCTCGTTCTTGTGGGAGGCGCCGAGCTGTTTACGGGCAACAACCTGATCGTGATGGCCTGGGCCAGTGGCAATGTTTCCACGCGTACGATGCTGCGCAATTGGGCGATCGTCTACTTCGGCAACTTCATCGGAGCCCTTGGGCTCATTGTCCTGGTCTTTTATTCTCATCATCTCGACATGAATGATGGCCGCATCGGTTTGTCGGTATTGAACACGGCAGCGGGAAAAATTCGTCCGGATGTGGTCGCGCTATTCTTCAAGGGCATTCTGTGCAACGTGCTCGTGTGCGCGGCTGTCTGGCTCGCCTATGCAGGTCGATCGGTCACGGACAAGATGGTCGCCGTCATATTGCCGGTCTCAGCCTTCATCGCAGCCGGCTTCGAGCATTGCGTGGCCAACATGTATTTCCTGCCGTTGGCGTGGCTGTTGGTCCGGACGGGTCACGCTCCGGCAAATTTCGACGCGTCGCTCATCACCATCTCCGGCATCCTGCACAATCTCGTGCCCGTGACGCTGGGCAACATCGTGGGCGGTGCCGGCTTTGTCGGCGCGGTCTATTGGGCGATCTATCGGGCAGCGTTTGGTCCGCCGTATCGAGACGAAAGGTAA
- a CDS encoding MFS transporter: MTAVATDEAGDGTRALIFALLALACGHMLSTLLRTIPAVSLDLMAADFRMEPQALASLTSVYPFAFAAAQIPVGAAMDRFGVRPVSLSLLAGTVVGAIASGFATGPESFAVGQVLLGVATSGMLMCPMTLAAKQLSAARFGLWSGAILSIGNIGMLLSSSPLAFVVDNYGWRAGFWISAAAGVAVALAVFALVPNQPAEHKDDSSPLAQMIAVLRLGFSRPLRGLIALALVSLATSLVLRGLWGGPWLMQVKGLSRVEAGNQLGAFTIAMIIGPLLIGMIDRKLNRRRELVAGSHLTGALLLALMALGAPHYAVSMLLGVAVMPPQYDLVLFVLIGLATSAQPLLFGMSRQLVDAQVAGKALAAINLAFFLGAALMQSTTGAVAALAGLPAVLLFMAAALLLGSLIFLAYTRSV, translated from the coding sequence ATGACTGCGGTGGCGACGGATGAAGCGGGAGATGGCACCCGCGCGTTGATTTTTGCGCTGCTGGCGCTGGCCTGTGGGCACATGCTGTCGACGTTGCTGCGCACCATCCCGGCGGTCAGCCTCGATCTGATGGCGGCGGATTTCCGGATGGAGCCGCAGGCGCTGGCGAGCCTCACCTCGGTCTATCCGTTCGCCTTTGCCGCGGCGCAGATCCCGGTCGGCGCGGCGATGGATCGCTTTGGCGTGCGCCCGGTGTCGCTCAGCCTGCTCGCGGGAACCGTGGTCGGCGCCATCGCTTCTGGTTTCGCGACGGGGCCGGAAAGCTTTGCGGTCGGGCAAGTTCTCCTCGGCGTCGCCACGTCCGGCATGCTGATGTGCCCGATGACGCTGGCCGCCAAGCAATTGTCGGCGGCACGGTTCGGCCTGTGGTCGGGCGCAATCCTCTCGATCGGCAATATCGGCATGCTGCTGTCGTCGAGCCCGCTCGCTTTCGTGGTCGACAATTACGGCTGGCGCGCCGGGTTCTGGATCTCGGCGGCCGCCGGCGTCGCGGTGGCGCTCGCGGTGTTCGCGCTGGTGCCGAACCAGCCGGCGGAGCACAAGGACGATTCCTCGCCGCTGGCGCAGATGATCGCGGTGCTGCGCCTCGGCTTCTCGCGTCCGCTACGCGGTCTGATCGCGCTCGCGCTGGTGTCGCTTGCGACCTCGCTGGTGTTGCGCGGCCTGTGGGGCGGGCCGTGGCTGATGCAGGTCAAGGGACTGTCGCGGGTCGAGGCGGGCAACCAGCTCGGCGCCTTCACGATCGCCATGATCATCGGCCCGCTTCTCATCGGCATGATCGATCGCAAGCTCAATCGCCGCCGCGAGCTGGTGGCCGGCTCGCACCTGACCGGAGCGCTGCTGCTGGCGCTGATGGCGCTCGGCGCGCCGCACTACGCCGTCTCCATGCTGCTCGGCGTCGCCGTCATGCCGCCGCAATACGACCTGGTGCTGTTCGTGCTGATTGGCCTTGCGACCTCGGCGCAGCCGCTGCTGTTCGGCATGTCCCGGCAGCTCGTCGACGCGCAGGTTGCGGGCAAGGCGCTCGCCGCGATCAACCTGGCCTTTTTCCTCGGCGCGGCCCTGATGCAGTCGACGACAGGCGCGGTGGCGGCGCTCGCGGGGCTGCCGGCGGTGCTGCTGTTCATGGCGGCAGCGCTGCTGTTGGGCTCGCTGATCTTTTTGGCTTACACGCGGAGTGTCTGA
- a CDS encoding M20/M25/M40 family metallo-hydrolase, producing the protein MPVDTQAATGRLMRFLAVEGVTGQEAAIGRELAVALKEAGVPANAIRLDDANTRIPVPTETGNLIVDLPGRGALHNQPRIMFMTHMDTVPLCAGAKPKVSGRKIVNTAKTALGGDNRCGCGVLVTLAAELEKQKLDHPPITLLFCVREESGLYGARHVKLEELGSPVMAFNYDGGSASNVTIGAVGADRWHVEIFGRASHAGVAPERGISSTMILALALADLKAGGWFGKVVKGKRQGTSNVGPVTGGDGRPAGDATNVVTDYVHVRGESRSHDGKFFKEITKAYKAAFEKAAKRVKNSEGKSGRVKFKAETDYYPFRMKEGLPVVKRAIEAVSAVGGTPSIRAANGGLDANWMVRHGVPTVTFGAGQNEPHTIDEWINLSEYDRACALAVQLATMR; encoded by the coding sequence ATGCCTGTCGACACGCAAGCCGCCACCGGCCGCCTCATGCGCTTCCTCGCCGTCGAGGGCGTGACCGGACAGGAAGCCGCGATCGGGCGCGAGCTTGCCGTGGCGCTAAAGGAGGCCGGCGTGCCGGCAAACGCGATCCGCCTCGACGACGCCAACACGCGTATTCCCGTGCCGACGGAGACCGGCAACCTGATCGTCGACCTGCCCGGCCGCGGCGCGCTGCACAACCAGCCGCGGATCATGTTCATGACCCACATGGACACCGTGCCGCTGTGCGCCGGCGCCAAGCCGAAGGTCTCCGGGCGCAAGATCGTCAACACGGCGAAGACCGCGCTCGGCGGCGACAACCGCTGCGGCTGCGGCGTGCTGGTGACGCTGGCGGCGGAGCTCGAGAAGCAGAAGCTCGATCATCCGCCGATCACGCTTCTGTTCTGCGTGCGGGAGGAGAGTGGGCTCTATGGCGCGCGCCACGTCAAGCTGGAGGAGCTTGGCTCGCCGGTGATGGCCTTCAACTACGACGGCGGCTCCGCCTCCAACGTCACCATCGGCGCCGTCGGCGCGGATCGCTGGCATGTCGAGATCTTTGGCCGCGCCTCGCATGCCGGCGTCGCGCCGGAGCGCGGCATCTCTTCGACCATGATCCTTGCGCTCGCGCTCGCCGACCTCAAGGCGGGCGGCTGGTTCGGCAAGGTGGTGAAGGGCAAGCGGCAGGGCACCAGCAATGTCGGGCCTGTCACCGGCGGCGACGGCCGCCCGGCCGGGGATGCCACCAATGTCGTCACCGACTACGTGCATGTGCGCGGCGAGAGCCGCAGCCATGATGGAAAGTTCTTCAAGGAGATCACCAAGGCCTACAAGGCGGCGTTCGAGAAGGCGGCGAAGCGCGTCAAGAACAGCGAGGGCAAGTCGGGTCGCGTCAAGTTCAAGGCCGAGACCGACTACTATCCGTTCCGCATGAAGGAGGGCCTCCCCGTGGTCAAACGCGCGATCGAAGCCGTGTCCGCCGTCGGCGGCACGCCGTCCATCCGCGCCGCGAATGGCGGCCTGGACGCAAACTGGATGGTCCGCCACGGTGTTCCGACCGTGACCTTCGGCGCCGGGCAGAACGAGCCGCACACCATCGACGAATGGATCAATCTCAGCGAATACGACCGCGCCTGCGCGCTGGCCGTGCAGCTTGCGACGATGCGGTGA